In a genomic window of Glycine max cultivar Williams 82 chromosome 13, Glycine_max_v4.0, whole genome shotgun sequence:
- the LOC100782106 gene encoding zinc finger CCCH domain-containing protein 64 gives MAPRILLCGDVLGRLNQLFKRVSSVNKSAGPFDALLCVGQFFPDSPEQLEDFTKYIEGGSHFPLPTYFVGDYGVAAPKLLLQASKDSANQGFKMDGFKVCHNLYWLKGSGKFSLFGLSVAYLSGRKSSSAQQFGTYTEDDVDALRAIAEEPGIVDLFLTNEWPSGVTNRAADSDIPAGLSDAAGGDSTVSELVQEIKPRYHIAGTKGIYYAREPYSNVDAVHVTRFIGLASVGNKDKQKFIHAISPTPASTMSSTEIAMKTTNTTLSPYTYEEKRTSPMDSTKRSSDSISDPQYWRYDVSQKRQKHEAGHGDKLCFKFVSSGSCPRGEKCNFRHDTDAREQCMRGVCFDFLNKGKCERGPDCNFKHSLQDEGGRLPSRRPGSGRSKECWFCLSSPNVESHLIISIGENYYLALAKGPLVEDHVLIIPVEHMPSTLSMSSESEIELSRFQNSLKSYCKSQEKEVIFFEWVSVRGTHANIQAIPIPSSKAIMAEKIFNLAAQKLGFEFVTKKFDSISEGRKFLKAQIDGDSSLFYAQIPGGTILLHHVEEKEKFPAQFGREVLAGLLNMADNADWRNRKHSKDEEMKIVEVFKSRFQEYDPNC, from the exons ATGGCCCCCAGAATCCTACTATGCGGCGACGTTTTAGGCCGCCTGAATCAGCTTTTCAAGCGCGTCTCATCG GTGAACAAATCTGCAGGTCCATTCGACGCCCTCTTGTGCGTGGGTCAGTTCTTCCCGGACTCACCGGAGCAGCTCGAGGACTTCACGAAATACATCGAAGGTGGGTCCCACTTTCCTCTCCCGACGTACTTCGTCGGCGACTACGGCGTCGCCGCCCCCAAACTTCTCCTGCAAGCTTCCAAGGACTCCGCCAACCAAGGCTTCAAGATGGATGGCTTCAAGGTTTGCCACAACTTGTACTGGCTGAAAGGCAGTGGCAAATTCTCCCTCTTCG GGTTATCCGTGGCCTATTTATCTGGTAGGAAGTCTTCCAGTGCTCAACAGTTTGGAACTTACACTGAAGACGATGTTGATGCATTGCGAGCAATTGCCGAGGAACCTGGAATTGTTGATTTGTTCTTGAC TAATGAATGGCCGAGTGGGGTCACCAATAGAGCAGCTGATTCGGACATTCCTGCCGGACTCTCTGATGCTGCAGGCGGTGATTCAACCGTATCGGAGTTAGTACAAGAGATCAAACCACG TTATCACATTGCAGGCACTAAAGGTATATACTATGCCCGCGAACCATATTCCAATGTTGATGCTGTGCATGTCACTCGTTTCATAGGGCTTGCGTCTGTTGGAAATAAAGATAAGCAG AAATTTATTCATGCAATCTCCCCCACACCTGCATCCACCATGTCTTCAACTGAGATTGCCATGAAAACCACAAATACCACCTTATCACCATACACATATGAGGAGAAAAGAACTTCTCCAATGGATTCAACAAAAAGATCCAGTGATTCTATCTCTGATCCTCAATATTGGAGATATGATGTTTCTCAAAAGCGACAAAAACATGAAGCTGGACACGGTGATAAATTGTGTTTCAAATTTGTTTCTTCTGGTTCTTGTCCACGAGGAGAGAAGTGCAATTTTCGACATGATACAGATGCAAGGGAGCAGTGTATGAGAGgtgtttgttttgattttttgaacAAGGGAAAATGTGAAAGGGGTCCAGATTGCAACTTTAAGCACAGCTTGCAGGATGAGGGTGGTAGGCTTCCTTCTAGGAGGCCTGGATCTGGCAG GTCAAAGGAATGTTGGTTTTGCTTGTCAAGCCCAAATGTGGAGTCACATTTAATCATAAGCATTGGGGAAAATTACTACTTGGCACTGGCTAAAGGTCCACTTGTTGAAGACCATGTACTGATTATACCAGTCGAGCATATGCCTAGTACCTTATCCATGTCTTCTGAATCTGAAATAGAGCTCTCTAGGTTTCAGAACAGTCTCAAGAGTTACTGCAAGAGCCAAGAGAAGGAAGTCATCTTTTTTGAGTGGGTCTCCGTACGTGGCACTCATGCCAATATTCAG GCCATTCCCATTCCATCTTCCAAAGCAATTATGGCcgagaaaattttcaatttagctGCACAGAAGTTGGGATTTGAATTTGTGACTAAGAAAT TTGATAGCATTTCTGAAGGAAGGAAGTTTTTGAAGGCGCAAATTGATGGGGATTCAAGCTTGTTCTATGCTCAAATCCCAGGAGGCACAATTCTGCTGCATCATgttgaagagaaagagaaatttcCTGCCCAATTTGGTCGTGAG GTTCTGGCTGGGTTGCTTAATATGGCAGATAATGCTGATTGGAGGAATCGCAAACATAGCAAAGATGAAGAAATGAAAATTGTTGAAGTTTTCAAGAGCCGATTTCAAGAATATGATCCAAACTGTTAG